The Ignavibacteriales bacterium genome has a segment encoding these proteins:
- a CDS encoding DUF998 domain-containing protein, giving the protein MHKKQLLYLGIIIPIVFWMTTIICGYILGDYNHLTRMVSELGEIGTNTQYLFSLGLIVCAILSVLFILGLYQTCKIYDMSIIPILVLLSYSFSIGGAAIFPFPLRMHLIMGMPSILLFLSPLLGFFLWKRENNLIMLKQMSVISFIIMSLGFITYFPNLLGEYLGVKQRFFHIGWSVWFSYLSYSFIKLREKEKLTNK; this is encoded by the coding sequence ATGCACAAAAAACAATTATTATATCTTGGAATAATTATTCCAATTGTATTTTGGATGACAACAATTATTTGTGGTTATATTTTAGGTGACTACAATCATTTGACAAGAATGGTAAGTGAATTAGGTGAAATAGGAACTAACACTCAGTATTTATTTTCATTGGGTTTAATTGTATGTGCCATACTAAGTGTATTGTTCATACTAGGACTTTATCAAACATGTAAAATTTATGACATGAGTATAATCCCAATTCTAGTTTTACTTTCTTATTCGTTCTCCATAGGTGGCGCTGCAATATTTCCATTCCCCTTGAGAATGCATCTAATTATGGGAATGCCATCAATACTTTTATTCCTTTCTCCATTATTAGGCTTTTTCTTATGGAAAAGAGAAAACAACTTAATCATGCTAAAACAAATGTCTGTGATCAGTTTTATTATAATGTCGCTTGGTTTTATAACATATTTCCCAAATTTATTGGGCGAGTATCTGGGAGTAAAGCAGAGGTTTTTCCATATTGGTTGGTCTGTATGGTTCTCATATTTAAGTTATAGCTTTATTAAGCTTCGTGAAAAAGAG